The region CAGGCTCCGCTGGTGACGCTTTCTCTGTTTCTATTTGAGAAATATATTCTGGTTTGGAGACCAATTCCTTTGCATCGGCCCCCACCAGCTCAGAGACGCCCTCTGGTTCTGAAACTCCTACTTTTATTGCCAAATCTTGCAAAATCATCAAGTCTGGTGTTGGTATACCATCTTCTGATTGAGGTAGGTATTCAATGACCTGATTAACATTCTCAGATTTTCCTGACTTCTTCTTTCTGCGCTTACGCTTCTTGGCTTTTTGTCCAGCAACCCCATCCTGTTCTGAGACCGATGCTGTTTCAGGGGTTGGTACCGGTTTGGACAACTCTTCTGGTTCAGGGTCTCCCACTTTTGCAGCCAAGTTATCACCGACCTCAGGCTGGTTACTTTCTTCGGTGAGTTCTACATCAATCACCAAGTCTGCTGTTGGTAAACCATCTTCAGGTTGATTTGCATCTTCAGATTGctctggctttttcttttttctgcgtCTACGCTTCTTGGCTTTTTGTTCAGAAACTTCAGAAACCAATTGCGATTCAGTGGTCATTTTCAGCTCAGAGACCTCTTCTGGGCCTGACACCCCCACGTTTGCAGCAAAGTCTTGGTTAAGCTCATTGTTGCTATTCTCTACAACAACTTCTAACATCTTGTCTTTGCTGTGTTCAGGCTCCGTTGGTGATGATTTCTCAGCTTCTTGTTCAGACACCCTCTCTGGTTCTGAAGGTTCTGATACATTTTCCAAAGAAGCATTGTCAGTTTGTGATGAGACACTTATCATTTCTGAGATGTTTTCTGTTGCAGAAGACTCAGACGTTTCCAGGGCAAATTTCAGCTCTGCAAACTTGAACTGTACACTCGATTTCAATGTTTCCTGTGCCTCCAGTTTAGATATCAGATCAAGATGTGAGTTTGTTTCTTCTTCCagttgcttttttaatttttctatttcATCAAGGACCAACTTATGGGCCTCTTCCTGCTTGGACTTAACCTCACCGTCTTTTTCAAGCGTTTTGGACGACTGAACTAGATCCTCAATAATGCCTTTGCACTGATTGAGTTCTCCTTTACAGTCCAGTGTGAGCTGGCGTTCAGCCTCCAAACGAGTTTCAGcgtctttgatttttttcacatataCAAGGGAATCTTTCTCTGCTGATTCCTTAAAGTATTTTtcttgagcaagaaagaaatccTTTTTCTCCAGCTTTTCCTTAAACATCTCTGTCATCTCAGTCTGTCTTTTTAGTTCTTCCAGGGTCATTTTCTCATTTGCAACCTCGATCTCTCTTTCCCTGTCCAAGTTCTTGTTGATCAACATCATTCTTTCCTCATCATCCTCTTCACGTTCCACTATTTCCCTCTCCAGTTCATTGCTGCAGTCGGTCAGgacagcattttcttttttgcagtCTTCAATCTCCATTTGGAGTTGGCGGAAATCATCTGAAACCCGGGACTGAGCTCCATCCCTgggagagctcacaaatccctgTCTGGGTCTTGGACCTCCGTTAAAAGGTCCATCCCAgggagagctcacaaatccctgTCTGGGCCTTGGACCTCCGTTAGGAGCTCCATACCAgggagagctcacaaatccctgTCTGGGTCTTGGACCTCCGTTAGGAGCTCCATCCCAgggagagctcacaaatccctgTCTGGGTCTTGGACCTCCGTTAAAAGCTCCATCCCAgggagagctcacaaatccctgTCTGGGTCTTGGACGTCCGTTAAAAGGCATTTCTGCGATCAACACGGTCGGTAATGTGTCAGTAAATGTAGGTTTGAAGTTCTGAAGCGTTTTCTGAGGTGATTTCCGAGTCGTTAGACGTGGTTTCCACCAGAGAGTCTTGCAACAGTTCGTGTCTTGAAGGATTCAAGATATAAACGGTTCGAAATGTGTCAGTAAATGTAGGTTTGAAGTTCTGAAGCGTTTTCTCAGTGTTTTCCGAGTCGTTAGACGTGGTTTTCACCAGAGAAACTTGCAACAGGTAGCGTGTTGAAGGTTCAATACACTATGATTCCGTACAGAGTTTTCAGAGTTTTTGCACAGTGCAATAGAATGTTCTGTTGTGATGTCATCATGGTAACCTTGTTGAGCGCtgaggctatatatatatatatatatatatatatatatatatatatatatatatatatatatatatatatatatatatatatatacagtttcAGAACATGTTCAGTTTGCATTCCTTCATCTCCAATTTCTTGTAACTGTGATATAACACTGCTTTATATACTAAAAACCTTTCAAATCTATttctgttttttagtttttattccatGTAAAGTGTTATTAAGCACTCATTACATTTTGTGAAATGTAAATGACTCCAGATAATGAAAGTTGAAGTGGTTCTGAAAAAGGGTGTAAAGCAATTGgtcctaacacattttaagacaCTTTACAGCCATAATAACACAATAAATTCCAGGCGGATTTTTATTACTTAGGTAATAAAGGGTTAAAGTTGAAGTCCTGCCGCCTTCTGGATTCATAACCAATCCAATGGAAACAATCAAAGAAAATCCCTGTACATTTTAAGTGAAGTtattagtgttgtttttgttattacattAGTGGTATTAGTACTGGTTTGAAAAAAGTGCATGAAGGGTGAAGATTGTCAAAGcacattattttttctttcatgcATCCTTCATTTTTGTGCAGGGAAAGACACATGGATGGTTTCTCTGTTTATCCCTCATTTATACGTCTGGGTCCAGGTATTTTATGGCACACgtatgttcattaatatggaCAGGTTTGTTCTTCCTCTGTGTGTACAGCTAACGTTTAATCTGTCAGAACACAACTGCATCCTTTTACATCAAAGCATAAATTATATCCCAATTTAAAGAGTCTCATTATCTATTAATTTGCATTATTTCATGTGCATTTCTCAGAATATTTATAAGTGGCTTGTTGGGAAATTTTCAAAATGTACTCAAAAACATCATAAAATATCAGCTCGTAGCAAAGAAGAGACCAGATAAAATGTAgtaagaaaaggaaggaaaacatTCAACGCAGATAAAAACTCTTAATACTTAACATGCTCAGACTCACAGGCAACATCAAACAACCAAAGTACCACAGCTCCATTGCTGTTACCACTAAAAACACAGCAGAAACACCAGAAACACTGGATAAAAGCAGGTCcacaagagcaaacaataaacaCACAATAAAGCACATAATAAAATTCACTCACCCAGTCATATACCAGTGTGTAACCTAttagaaaatagaaataacacaaaaaaacaacagtctcACTCAGGAAAGGTCACAAGGATTCTTCTAACGGACATCGGTTGTCTCTCAGGTTGTTCACTCTATGACGGGGGGAAAAAGCACGGATGATGTCACTTTATTGTTGGTAAAACTGTTGGCTTCTCGCCGCTGTGAGCTTGTCATAAGTACACTAGGTTCACAACAATTGTGTCTGTGCATTTGGGTTTAGCTGTCCTACACAGCTGCAAAGATGTGAAAACTGCATGTTATTTTGTTTAAACCAACCGGCTCTGTTTTGGTAAAACCCCTGTACTGGTGACTCCCTGTGTCGCTCCTGCACCGAGTCCTCACACGTACATTCAGGCTTTTTGCATGCAAAAGAAGATTAAATATTCAGAATCTGGAgctttctttattatagtgttaCTATATTATTTAAGGCTTATTCAGATATTGCAGTAGTGATTAAAATGTACTATACACATGTATCCACAGCAGGTTTGACTGAAGGGtctgaaaataaaaagttaGAGGCAGATGAATTACTAAATAATATTTTTGCTTACTGAGAGTTGCCTGCATCTGATTTTTCACCataaatgagaagagaaatacAGGTCTGCTATTTTCAATCTCTGATTAATCTACTTAGGTACATTTCTCCTAAATACAGAAGCAGACCCATTTGTCTTTTCTAACGTGGTATCTTCATTTTCCAGTTTAAAACAAGAGTTCTATATTTTAAACTGTGGCTCCTGCAGATCTGCATACACGGAGACTTGTGCatgaggaggaaggaggaggaagacttccctccatgaatgaatgaacagaaATGATGAAGGTGGCATCGACTTTTATTGACTTCGACTGATCGATGGTTCGATCTTCCTGTAACTGCCCTCTTGTACGTGCCCAACGTGCTGCGGGTCCGGAATAAAAAGGACACCCAGAACAATCCTTTGAGTCCTTTCagagatttttttaattatttttttttattttacatttgcaaaaagtacaatgattacaaatcttaacattatgcaatttcaagttgaattataacatataaagagtataactcaaacaaaacaaaaagcacaacacattataaccagccaggggggatgaaattataacagaaagccaaaacatttacatacatttatgggtttgattgtttttgaattagtagaaaacttaatagagtccagatactgattaaattcacaatgaaaagtaaaaaaagagggttttttgtgtaagaatttggatttgtggatgtggaattttgcaaggataatcaacaaattaataataaatgtttcttttggctttgttctaatcgttacatcgtcaaaaacaccaaacaacacatccttccaaaataatttgaaatccgTTTTaatgctttcagacacaaaactacacatatcactccaaaaagtttgaacaatagggcacagccagaatacaggactgtctcagaaaattagaatattttgataaagttctttattttctgtaatgcaattaaaaaaacaaaaatgtcatacattctggattcattacaaatcaactcaaatattgcaagccttttattattttaatattgctgattatggcttacagtttaagattaagattcccagaatattcaaatttttttgagataggatatttgagttttcttaagctgtaaaccatgctcaacaatattaaaataataaaaggcttgcaatatttcagttgatttgtaatgaatacagaatgtatgacatttttgcattacagaaaatagaggactttatcacaatattctaattttctgagacagtcctgtaagtgtgTCATCTTTCATAGATCCTTGACGGTCCCTCTGATCCGTGTAATGACGTGGCACCAGACCGGGAGCCGCTCGCTGGGTACCTGCCGTCTGCGCGCAGACCCCGCCCTCCCGGAGCCGGGTACCTGCTGTCTGCGTGCAGACCCCGCCCCCCGGAGCTGGCGGCGCACGCCGGCGGGTAGCTGGAGCGGCCCCCGCTGCAGACGGTGAAGATGCCAGGTGCTCGgcctgctctgctgctgctgctgctgctctgcaggCTCGGGGGAGCGGCCGAGGTCTCCGTATGGAGCGTGAGCATCAACTGGGTCAGTGTTATGCACTTCATACGGAATAAAGCTTTGTTCTTAGGTTATTACGTAGTGAGCTAAGTGTCCAGCAGCTGTTAGCTCAGATAGCTGTCAGGATGCTAATGACAGCTCACGTTTCCCTGAAATCCTCTTTATTCCTTTAATGCCATGATTTGCAATCATAATCATTGTGAATTATTATAAATGCATTGCTATTAAGgtatactcagtactcgagttgtaaaaaaaaaaatcagggggatggtggattttaacatatggggacagatcatttgtgctgattacaaataatataatattacaaataatagcagtgaccaaaacacctgcagaaatactgcaggaatgacatagcagcagttaaatgcagccttctgtaagctttaaatatccactgggcttacatctaatacatcaaaacacaacaataaaaaacagttttctgaacttatcaatatgactctgtccttcacaggataagtaaaatggatcactgcaaaaactcaaaatcctaacaagaatatttgtcttatttctagttaaaatgtctcattttagtaaaacaatctcattacacttaaaacaagacttatcacgggaaaaaaaaaaaacaattctcacctgtttcaagtagattttcatttgaaataagaagaaaaatctgccagtgaaacaagatttttttgcttgtaataagaagataaatcttgtcccactggcagattttcttacttatttcaagtaaaaatttacttgaaacaggttaaaataagttatttttctggtgatgactctaaatgttgaaatagcagtaaaaccacattcattgatgaaatgacataagggatggaaagtggggatgattttgaccgtttttatttcaggggggatgccatccccccccatcccccctcatcccccctcaaatcCAGTACTGGGTATACTCCCACTCTGATAAATATTGCTGTTAGATTAAGGTAACAGCAGATGCTCTTACTTTGTTAAAAACCTATTTAAAAATGTGCAtaacgggaaaaaaaattgaaaggaCTTGGGCATCCTGCCAGCAAGTTCATCTATCACGGAGATTAACGCTGGGGTTAAGATAAATCTGGGGATTATCTTGACAGATAAGCACCTgatcaacagccatctaaagttaatcactaaatctgcctattaccacctgaaaaacgttgctagaattaaggggtttctgtctaaacaagacatggaaaaacttattcatgcattcattttcagtaggttgatttattgcaatggcatctttacaggcctgaacaagaaatctatcaggcagctgcagctgatccagaacgctgatccagagtccttacaaacaccaggaaactggaccacattacaccggtcatgacatcgctacactggcttccagtgagtcaaaggatagagtttaaaatcttactgctggtctacaaagacctgaatggtcttggaccaaaatacatgcttgatctgttagttcctatgaagctcccagacccctgagcttcatctggatctggtttgttgtggttccagaaccagaaccaagcaaggtgaggcagcgttcagttattctgctcctcaccggtggaacaaacttcctgtagacctgaggtctgctccaactgtagatcctttaaatcaggcctaaaaacattactgtttactgaagctaatcttaaattaaacttacctgctgtactctactgcccttactttttaacagcttgtgctttttattattttacctcttttcttatgattttatttgttatttactgtttaattgtgtcttgcagcttttaatgttgatgtaaagcactttgaattaccttgtgttgaattgtgatatataaataaacttgccttgcctaaagtgTAATCCATGTTGACATGAAGGAAAATAACTGTTTGATGTATTTGAAAAAGGTTTTCGTGTTTCCCACTGGTATAATAATTGGTGGCTACAGGGAGAGATGAGCTTTAAGTTATCAACGTTTAAAGTAGAAACCTCCTCACAAGTCCAGGATCGGGGCTTAGGCTGCACAAGAAGCACAGGAGTGAGATTCTAAGCATCATCCCGGATGaaacagcatccatccatcatctgtacCTACATCAGTCCTTGTTCAGGGTCATGAAGGTTTGCTGGAGTGTATCCCAGAAACTGTCAGCTGGTCTGAAGGACAGCAGAATGAGCATGGAGGCCAGGATCCACCAGACAAGAGCTCAGGTGAAGGCTGTGCAGAGATGCCCCTGAGACCGTGAGATATAGACACACACATCAGGAAAGCtacaactagggctgttcgattaatcgattttaaatcgtaatcgcgattatgtaattagaacgatgtcaaaacatgaaaatcgtaaaatcgatttttcactttttttttttttttttttaaatttttttgtttttgttttttaccttgtctgcacacatattaatgattgataccatattaatgattgatggaaatacctctcaatacctgcgacaagtgccccattacacacctctacctccttcatgggttgcattattatttagcatgcaaagacccagtttagtttaattagaaaatgtcttgttttatttaattggaaatataacttactgtatgtttgcaagtgctgatttgctgattttctttcagagataaaactttatattttattatattttttaaaactttttttcaacttattttacagagttttgcactttattcattcatttttggtttaatatgagcaaagtttgcacttaaagcccaatggggcaaatgttcaataaaaaaacagcatatttgaaataatttctttgccttttgtcaattcacaaaataatcgtaatcgaaaatcggattttgagagaaaaaaatcgagattttatttttgggcaaaatcgaacagccctagctaCAACCAGACCTGGGTAGTGTGCAAGAAGAAATCAAGAGCAGGCCCAACGTCCCAAAGTGAAAACgggaaagagaagagaagaggattAATATTGACATCATGTCATCTTCATGAATCATAAATCTGCAGCTGACCGATTTATTCTTTTGTTATCAGACGCAGGATGCTGTGTTCCGGAAGACGCTGTATGCCAACACTACTATTTTCATGAGCTGTAAGTGGGCTGACCTCTCCATCGCTCTCAGTCTTCAAAACTGTCATAATTTTGTCTGTCAAACTAGAAAGTTgactccctctccctctctgcaGTCCAGAATGATACGGGGTCATGTGACAGAAACCTGGCCTTCAACATCAGCTGGTATCTGCGCTCATCTGTTTGCTATAATGAGGTCTTTAACACACCAGTGAGTATCgcctctgtttgtttttttttttttttttaaatgtctgactCTCAGAATAATTACTTTTGTTACTGTAAATATGTATAACACACTGGTTATTTACTCCCACTTTTACCACAAGTTAAGGGggtttgtattttgcattcatCAGTCAA is a window of Cololabis saira isolate AMF1-May2022 chromosome 16, fColSai1.1, whole genome shotgun sequence DNA encoding:
- the LOC133462849 gene encoding nuclear anchorage protein 1-like, whose protein sequence is MPFNGRPRPRQGFVSSPWDGAFNGGPRPRQGFVSSPWDGAPNGGPRPRQGFVSSPWYGAPNGGPRPRQGFVSSPWDGPFNGGPRPRQGFVSSPRDGAQSRVSDDFRQLQMEIEDCKKENAVLTDCSNELEREIVEREEDDEERMMLINKNLDREREIEVANEKMTLEELKRQTEMTEMFKEKLEKKDFFLAQEKYFKESAEKDSLVYVKKIKDAETRLEAERQLTLDCKGELNQCKGIIEDLVQSSKTLEKDGEVKSKQEEAHKLVLDEIEKLKKQLEEETNSHLDLISKLEAQETLKSSVQFKFAELKFALETSESSATENISEMISVSSQTDNASLENVSEPSEPERVSEQEAEKSSPTEPEHSKDKMLEVVVENSNNELNQDFAANVGVSGPEEVSELKMTTESQLVSEVSEQKAKKRRRRKKKKPEQSEDANQPEDGLPTADLVIDVELTEESNQPEVGDNLAAKVGDPEPEELSKPVPTPETASVSEQDGVAGQKAKKRKRRKKKSGKSENVNQVIEYLPQSEDGIPTPDLMILQDLAIKVGVSEPEGVSELVGADAKELVSKPEYISQIETEKASPAEPEHSKDKMLEVVVENSNNELNQDFAANVGVSGPEEVSELKMTTESQLVSEASEQKAKKRRHRKKKKPEQSDDANQHEDGLPTADLVIDVELTEESNQPEVGDNLAAKVGDSEPEELSKPVPTPETTSVSEQDGVAGQKAKKRKRRKKKSGKSENVNQVIEYLPQSEDGIPTPHLMILQELAIKVGVSEPEGVSELVEGNEKVTETALVSEHDGVSEQDAKKQRPRRNNGSVITENLKQFEVIEGLPEPKDAVIKEDTKMVYNPSLWRQFKKFLTPACLRQYKHKNTVQD